The Arthrobacter burdickii genome window below encodes:
- a CDS encoding AsnC family protein produces MEVKGLKTLVGSMDGKGPAESLQIIAELHREVGRAEAGLVRSARQAGLSWEAIAQCLGVSKQAVHRKYGKQ; encoded by the coding sequence ATGGAGGTGAAGGGATTGAAGACACTCGTTGGATCGATGGATGGTAAGGGGCCCGCTGAATCCCTGCAGATCATTGCTGAACTGCACCGGGAGGTAGGGCGTGCAGAGGCCGGCCTCGTCCGGAGCGCCCGTCAGGCCGGATTGTCATGGGAGGCCATCGCCCAGTGCCTCGGGGTGAGCAAGCAGGCAGTCCACCGGAAGTACGGTAAGCAGTAG
- a CDS encoding GntR family transcriptional regulator, protein MRPEQDASAPQRVLDAIRRGIILGELPPGARVTEAALAARYGVSRVPVREALRALEAEGFVESKPYAGSTVAKIPLDDAEDLFAVRRAIEATIARRAARRAAEQFAADAPSTGWFPARRALADILDYGDRAVAADALADLPELNIRFHLGVAELSGSASLAALLRQISGKIEWLYAADVDNRGKQSWSEHRLILAAIDAGNGDEAERLMAGHVESSQHGYLERFSAPGRTASGATGTGAAERG, encoded by the coding sequence ATGCGGCCTGAGCAGGACGCCTCAGCGCCGCAGCGTGTCCTCGACGCCATCCGCCGCGGCATCATCCTCGGTGAGCTGCCGCCCGGGGCCCGCGTCACGGAGGCGGCGCTCGCCGCTCGGTACGGTGTCTCCCGCGTGCCCGTGCGGGAGGCACTGCGTGCGCTGGAGGCGGAGGGCTTCGTCGAGTCGAAACCCTACGCCGGCTCCACCGTGGCGAAGATCCCGCTCGACGACGCCGAGGACCTCTTCGCCGTCCGGCGCGCCATCGAAGCGACCATCGCACGCCGCGCGGCACGCCGGGCGGCAGAGCAGTTTGCGGCCGATGCACCGAGCACGGGTTGGTTCCCTGCGAGGCGTGCTCTCGCGGACATCCTCGACTACGGCGACCGCGCCGTGGCGGCCGACGCCCTCGCGGACCTGCCCGAACTGAACATCCGCTTCCACCTGGGGGTCGCCGAACTCAGCGGCAGCGCATCGCTCGCCGCGCTCCTCCGGCAGATCTCGGGGAAGATCGAGTGGCTCTATGCAGCCGACGTCGACAACCGCGGGAAGCAGTCCTGGAGCGAGCACCGGCTGATTCTCGCGGCGATCGACGCGGGGAACGGGGACGAGGCGGAGCGGCTCATGGCCGGGCACGTGGAATCCTCCCAGCACGGATACCTGGAGCGGTTCTCCGCGCCGGGTCGGACGGCGTCCGGTGCTACAGGAACGGGCGCAGCGGAGCGAGGATGA
- a CDS encoding gamma-glutamyltransferase family protein, producing MTYTSPPSFTTRPTLQGTFGMSASTHWLATASAQAVLERGGNAFDAAVAGAFVLHVVEPHLNGPGGDMTGVFATAEEPGRPVVLMGQGPAPAAASREHYLAEGLELVPGAGALAAAVPAAVDAWLVLLRDHGTWELRDVLAFAIGYARDGHPVLGRVGATIAAVADLFTEHWPTSAALWMPEGRPPREGEIIRNEAYARVLGSLADAAADGATRAERIDAARLEWRTGLVAQTAAGFVRTPHRHSSGLDHAGVLTVEDFAGFEAGYEEATTLQFRGHTIAKTGPWGQGPALLQTLAILDGFDDERLDPSTAIGAHTILEAQKLAIADREAYYGDADVPLDYLLSPEYAAERRALIGDEASLEFRPGRVPGVEPFTPPLRVDYTPPALAGGSGFAGVGEPTVSRSGETRGDTCHIDVVDAQGNMVSATPSGGWLQSSPAIPELGFCLGSRLQMTWLEDGAPSTLQPGKRPRTTLTPTLILKDGKPVVALGSPGGDQQDQWQLLYILRTIVGGYTPQQAIDAPSLHTTSIPGSFWPRTWEPGGAVVEDRLGEDVIADLERRGHVITRAGDWALGRLSCVTRDSHTGVLSAAANPRGAQGYAAGR from the coding sequence ATGACGTACACCTCCCCTCCCTCCTTCACCACGCGACCTACCCTGCAGGGCACCTTCGGCATGAGTGCATCGACGCACTGGCTGGCCACGGCATCGGCGCAGGCCGTGCTGGAACGCGGCGGCAACGCGTTCGACGCCGCCGTCGCCGGGGCGTTCGTCCTGCACGTCGTCGAACCCCACCTCAACGGACCGGGAGGCGACATGACCGGCGTCTTCGCCACCGCCGAGGAGCCCGGCAGGCCCGTCGTGCTCATGGGCCAGGGCCCTGCGCCGGCCGCCGCGAGCCGCGAGCACTACCTCGCCGAGGGACTCGAACTCGTCCCGGGTGCGGGCGCGCTCGCCGCTGCGGTCCCGGCCGCCGTCGACGCCTGGCTGGTCCTGCTGCGCGACCACGGAACGTGGGAGCTCCGGGACGTCCTGGCCTTCGCGATCGGCTATGCCCGCGACGGCCACCCCGTCCTCGGCCGCGTCGGAGCGACCATCGCCGCCGTGGCGGACCTTTTCACCGAACACTGGCCCACGTCGGCGGCCCTCTGGATGCCCGAGGGCAGGCCGCCACGCGAGGGCGAGATCATCCGCAACGAGGCATACGCCCGTGTCCTCGGGTCCCTGGCCGACGCGGCGGCCGACGGCGCCACGCGGGCCGAACGCATCGACGCCGCCCGCCTCGAGTGGCGCACCGGACTCGTGGCCCAGACGGCCGCCGGGTTCGTCCGGACGCCCCACCGGCACTCCTCGGGGCTGGACCACGCGGGTGTCCTCACCGTCGAGGACTTCGCCGGCTTCGAAGCCGGGTACGAGGAGGCGACGACCCTCCAGTTCCGCGGCCACACCATCGCCAAGACCGGGCCCTGGGGTCAGGGCCCGGCGCTGCTGCAGACCCTCGCCATCCTCGACGGGTTCGACGACGAGCGGCTCGACCCGTCCACCGCGATCGGCGCGCACACCATCCTCGAGGCGCAGAAGCTCGCCATCGCCGACCGGGAGGCGTACTACGGCGACGCCGACGTCCCGTTGGACTACCTGCTCTCCCCGGAGTACGCCGCCGAGCGGCGTGCCCTCATCGGGGACGAGGCGTCGCTCGAGTTCCGGCCCGGGAGGGTCCCGGGTGTCGAACCCTTCACCCCTCCGCTCCGGGTCGACTACACCCCGCCCGCCCTCGCCGGCGGCAGCGGGTTCGCCGGGGTGGGTGAACCGACGGTCTCGCGCAGCGGGGAGACGCGCGGCGACACGTGCCACATCGATGTCGTCGACGCGCAGGGCAACATGGTCTCCGCGACGCCGAGCGGGGGATGGCTGCAGTCCTCACCCGCCATCCCCGAGCTCGGATTCTGTCTCGGCTCCCGGTTGCAGATGACCTGGCTGGAGGACGGGGCACCGTCCACCCTGCAGCCGGGCAAGCGGCCCCGCACCACACTCACCCCGACACTCATCCTCAAGGACGGCAAGCCCGTCGTCGCCCTCGGATCACCCGGCGGCGACCAGCAGGACCAGTGGCAACTGCTCTACATCCTCCGCACCATCGTCGGAGGCTACACGCCGCAGCAGGCCATCGACGCACCGTCCCTCCACACCACGTCCATTCCCGGCTCCTTCTGGCCGCGCACCTGGGAACCGGGCGGCGCCGTCGTCGAGGACCGGCTGGGCGAGGACGTGATCGCCGACCTGGAACGCCGGGGCCATGTCATCACCCGGGCGGGGGACTGGGCCCTCGGTCGGCTGTCCTGCGTCACCCGAGACTCCCACACCGGCGTGCTGTCCGCCGCCGCCAACCCGCGGGGAGCACAGGGCTATGCCGCAGGACGCTGA
- a CDS encoding CPBP family intramembrane glutamic endopeptidase, giving the protein MEQVDQQFEFHRLARSWPQYRWWKPLLTALLGVALYVVFTVVLLIAGAVAALSTSADVSQYLDAAAAIDLSDPVIFAFTLISLILMIPALALAVLVTGPRPFGLLSSVAGRIRWRWLALCAAAALAVFLVSLGISTLIGFLFPEEAAAAPVQQDTSTLVVLLALSLLAVPFQAAAEEYVFRGFLMQAVGGWLRHPAFAILLPVPLFVLGHLYDPLGQADVAIFAVVAGWITWRTGGLEAAIAVHAINNMTIFVLGAFGLVDVNSSEGSVSGLLVSVATMAVTAGVIVRLANRRGIDRTRTVVPQAPLEHAYPSYALPVGGSAPYGYQEAPVRNPWAQELSQEQPGGYDPSQYDRARYAQQPAGVGPVPAPTVPTARPTPSPAAAPHPAPRPAQPARSMGDTVVGRPAPSSDAWAEPVPSAGPVPSGAPAPLESQRPAAGSHPARRDDGADRHPTGPAHPPGPGHPSGTSHPTGPGYPAAG; this is encoded by the coding sequence ATGGAACAGGTCGACCAGCAGTTCGAATTCCACCGCCTGGCCCGCTCGTGGCCGCAGTACCGGTGGTGGAAGCCGCTCCTCACGGCGCTGCTCGGAGTCGCCCTCTACGTGGTCTTCACGGTGGTCCTGCTGATCGCCGGAGCGGTCGCGGCACTCAGCACATCGGCGGACGTCTCGCAGTACCTCGACGCAGCGGCGGCGATCGACCTGAGCGACCCGGTGATCTTCGCCTTCACCCTGATCTCCCTGATCCTCATGATCCCGGCCCTCGCACTCGCTGTGCTGGTCACCGGCCCGCGGCCCTTCGGCCTGCTCTCGTCCGTGGCCGGCCGCATCCGCTGGCGCTGGCTGGCCCTGTGCGCCGCCGCAGCGCTGGCCGTGTTCCTGGTGAGCCTGGGCATTTCCACCCTCATCGGATTCCTCTTCCCGGAGGAGGCCGCCGCGGCGCCCGTGCAGCAGGACACGTCCACCCTGGTCGTCCTGCTGGCCCTCTCCCTCCTTGCCGTCCCGTTCCAGGCTGCGGCCGAGGAGTACGTGTTCCGCGGCTTCCTGATGCAGGCCGTCGGCGGCTGGCTCCGCCACCCCGCCTTCGCGATCCTGCTGCCCGTGCCGCTGTTCGTCCTCGGTCACCTCTACGATCCGCTCGGCCAGGCCGACGTCGCGATCTTCGCCGTCGTCGCCGGCTGGATCACCTGGCGCACCGGCGGCCTGGAAGCGGCCATTGCGGTGCATGCGATCAACAACATGACCATCTTCGTGCTCGGTGCCTTCGGCCTGGTCGACGTGAACTCCAGCGAGGGGTCCGTGAGCGGGCTCCTCGTGTCCGTGGCGACCATGGCGGTGACCGCCGGCGTCATCGTCCGCCTCGCGAACCGCCGCGGCATCGACCGGACCCGCACGGTCGTTCCGCAGGCCCCGCTCGAGCACGCCTACCCCTCGTACGCCCTTCCGGTGGGCGGGAGTGCGCCGTACGGGTACCAGGAAGCACCGGTTCGCAACCCCTGGGCACAGGAACTGTCCCAGGAGCAGCCGGGCGGCTACGACCCGTCGCAGTACGACCGCGCGCGGTACGCGCAGCAGCCCGCGGGCGTCGGGCCGGTTCCGGCACCGACTGTCCCCACTGCCCGGCCCACACCTTCGCCCGCTGCCGCGCCGCACCCCGCGCCGCGCCCCGCCCAACCGGCGCGGAGTATGGGAGACACCGTCGTCGGCCGGCCGGCCCCCTCGTCCGACGCGTGGGCCGAACCCGTGCCATCCGCTGGACCCGTGCCATCGGGAGCCCCCGCGCCCCTCGAATCGCAGCGCCCGGCGGCAGGGTCGCACCCGGCCAGGCGGGACGACGGCGCAGACCGCCACCCCACCGGCCCTGCACATCCGCCGGGACCAGGGCATCCTTCAGGGACGTCGCATCCCACCGGCCCGGGGTATCCCGCAGCGGGATGA
- a CDS encoding pentapeptide repeat-containing protein — MARKALASATNAPRLSLREPRDVTRVEEPHLLDGDHREGELYERASFDGEELAGITLQECVLQGVSLNDAELRGARFIECAFEDLFAPVFRAPRSSWRETSLRSTRWGSAELYDSRLDGVHLDGGKLDYVNFRSARLTDVLVSGCIIGELDLTGVRATRLALQDCTIGTLTLDGAQLKDADLRTSSFRGISGLDGLRGATIDEYQLQLLAPFLADSMGLRVEG; from the coding sequence ATGGCCAGGAAAGCACTGGCGAGCGCCACGAACGCCCCGCGACTGTCCCTGCGGGAACCGCGGGACGTCACGCGGGTCGAGGAGCCGCACCTGCTCGACGGCGACCACCGGGAAGGGGAGCTGTATGAACGCGCCTCCTTCGACGGTGAGGAGCTCGCCGGGATCACGCTGCAGGAATGCGTCCTGCAGGGAGTGTCACTCAACGACGCCGAGCTGCGCGGCGCGCGGTTCATCGAATGCGCCTTCGAGGACCTGTTCGCCCCGGTCTTCCGCGCTCCGCGGAGCAGCTGGCGTGAGACGTCGCTGCGGAGCACGCGGTGGGGTTCGGCGGAGCTTTACGACAGCCGGCTCGACGGCGTGCACCTCGACGGGGGCAAGCTCGACTACGTGAATTTCCGCAGCGCCCGGCTGACGGACGTGCTCGTGAGCGGGTGCATCATCGGAGAACTGGATCTCACGGGCGTGCGGGCAACCCGGCTGGCCCTGCAGGACTGCACGATCGGCACACTCACGCTCGACGGCGCCCAGCTGAAGGACGCCGACCTCCGCACCAGCAGCTTCCGGGGCATCAGCGGCCTCGACGGCCTGCGCGGCGCCACGATCGATGAGTACCAGCTGCAGCTGCTGGCCCCTTTCCTCGCCGACAGCATGGGCCTGCGCGTCGAGGGCTGA
- a CDS encoding DNRLRE domain-containing protein produces MRKLLTVVALSALVATGCSAPTFEGTRAAVSAPVSIAPVADTYVQADFPTTNYGNSVRWSTEGRNSMRRNALLKFNVVVPAGERIVSARLRAYSEASATATEFVNVHKTTGDWTETGVTWNNAPASGTWLGKAGGFAGSSWVEWDVTAATVAGANNFKLESGAQKWIGFKSDESPDPALRPKLVITTEPTGTTPTTPPHPLTGDGTTAASTQNWGPVVAGDEFNYTGAPDAAKWSVYNSAGHAGKGLRSPAQVTVDGTKAVLTGTPDGTTAGMSAKFANQMYGRWEVRAAGSGDDEYHMVSILWPDSGNWPCDGEVDFAETTGDWNVIKFFNHYSCDNLQTSGSKALDVSQFHNYAVDWSPAGIVGYVDGVKWFEDKTPGHQPPGPMHQTLQLDWFPNSSANGAGEMRVDWVRVHNPATITQPTPTPTPTPPPSTGGSFDFAAVGDMNPSGNTSTTSASGKNASSIKAGLADGTLDNFIGIGDFQYSAGNCTNSSYTGDTFAKWEAAGWGPVKAKTLWTAGPNHDHQPGRNAEFDKWMDGACGSTAKSATSTDPTRTNAKGSGTAAGFQAAHEWYSVDRGNWHILFAPTGAWSYNATRAQAMTAEIDANLAAAKARGKHLAVVYHDPYFTSNTASHSRFTEAKPWIDVFHKNRVKVLLSGSQHNYERTCPVNNADQCTTDGMQQFQVSTGGIGLRAFTSSPAYVQKRFSDTWGHLRMSLNDNGSYTWRFVGVHGGTGTDSGSRQ; encoded by the coding sequence ATGAGGAAGTTATTGACCGTGGTCGCCCTGTCGGCGTTGGTTGCCACAGGGTGCTCAGCACCAACATTTGAAGGGACTCGTGCAGCGGTAAGCGCACCAGTCTCCATCGCTCCGGTAGCGGACACGTACGTTCAGGCTGATTTCCCGACCACGAACTACGGCAACAGCGTCCGTTGGAGCACAGAGGGCCGCAACTCCATGCGGCGCAACGCCCTCCTCAAGTTCAATGTGGTCGTACCGGCAGGAGAGCGGATCGTGTCCGCCAGGCTCCGGGCCTACTCAGAGGCGAGCGCAACGGCCACTGAGTTCGTTAACGTGCACAAGACGACCGGCGACTGGACCGAGACGGGTGTTACGTGGAACAACGCACCCGCCAGTGGGACGTGGCTGGGCAAGGCTGGTGGCTTCGCAGGTAGCTCGTGGGTGGAGTGGGACGTGACAGCCGCTACGGTGGCTGGGGCGAACAACTTCAAGCTCGAATCGGGTGCCCAGAAGTGGATCGGGTTCAAGTCCGACGAGTCCCCTGACCCCGCTCTCCGCCCGAAGCTCGTCATCACCACAGAGCCGACCGGGACCACCCCGACAACGCCTCCTCATCCCCTAACGGGTGATGGTACGACAGCTGCTTCCACCCAGAACTGGGGTCCAGTGGTAGCTGGGGACGAGTTCAACTACACAGGAGCGCCTGACGCCGCTAAATGGAGTGTCTACAACTCGGCTGGTCACGCAGGTAAGGGGCTCCGCAGCCCAGCGCAGGTCACCGTCGACGGGACGAAGGCAGTCCTGACTGGCACCCCGGATGGTACGACAGCCGGGATGAGCGCGAAGTTCGCCAACCAGATGTACGGGCGTTGGGAAGTCAGGGCCGCAGGCTCAGGCGACGACGAGTACCACATGGTCAGCATCCTCTGGCCTGACAGTGGGAACTGGCCGTGCGACGGTGAGGTTGATTTCGCTGAGACAACCGGCGACTGGAACGTCATCAAGTTCTTCAACCACTACTCGTGTGACAACCTGCAGACCTCAGGGTCGAAGGCCCTCGATGTCAGCCAGTTCCACAACTACGCGGTCGATTGGTCCCCAGCCGGGATCGTCGGATACGTGGATGGTGTGAAGTGGTTCGAGGACAAGACGCCCGGCCATCAGCCTCCCGGCCCGATGCACCAGACTCTGCAGCTTGACTGGTTCCCGAACAGCTCCGCCAACGGTGCAGGTGAAATGCGGGTCGATTGGGTCCGCGTCCACAACCCTGCAACCATCACGCAGCCGACTCCTACGCCTACCCCGACGCCGCCTCCTTCGACAGGAGGGTCGTTCGACTTCGCCGCCGTGGGTGACATGAATCCGTCAGGCAACACATCAACGACCTCAGCTTCGGGCAAGAACGCCAGCAGCATCAAGGCGGGACTGGCCGATGGGACGCTCGACAACTTCATCGGTATCGGTGACTTCCAGTACAGCGCCGGCAACTGCACGAACAGCAGCTACACGGGTGACACGTTCGCCAAGTGGGAAGCCGCAGGATGGGGTCCCGTAAAGGCGAAGACCCTGTGGACGGCTGGACCGAACCACGACCACCAGCCCGGACGTAACGCCGAGTTCGACAAGTGGATGGACGGTGCATGTGGAAGCACCGCCAAGTCGGCCACCAGCACTGACCCGACCCGCACCAACGCTAAGGGCTCAGGCACGGCAGCAGGTTTTCAGGCCGCTCACGAGTGGTACTCGGTAGACAGGGGCAACTGGCACATCCTGTTCGCCCCCACCGGAGCGTGGAGCTACAACGCCACACGTGCTCAGGCGATGACAGCCGAGATTGACGCCAACCTTGCAGCCGCCAAGGCTCGGGGGAAGCACCTGGCAGTCGTCTACCACGACCCGTACTTCACGTCGAACACGGCCTCACACAGCCGCTTCACGGAGGCCAAGCCTTGGATCGACGTGTTCCACAAGAACAGGGTGAAGGTCCTGCTCTCGGGTAGCCAGCACAACTACGAGCGCACGTGCCCGGTCAACAACGCTGACCAGTGCACCACCGATGGGATGCAGCAGTTTCAGGTATCCACGGGTGGTATCGGTCTGAGGGCGTTCACGTCCAGCCCGGCGTACGTCCAGAAGCGTTTCAGCGATACGTGGGGTCACCTGCGTATGAGCCTGAACGATAACGGCTCGTACACATGGCGGTTCGTAGGTGTACATGGCGGCACAGGAACCGATAGCGGTTCCCGCCAGTAG
- the glsA gene encoding glutaminase A — protein MESPIESYLRTIHREISDLRDGKPYSTIPAMANVDPDNFGICLTTVDGYMYEIGDTREEFTIQSISKPFTYGLALSDLGMEAVDAKVDVEPSGDSFNEISLAPGSGRPSNAMINAGALTATSLVQSRGGNTRFRRIVNTYSQFAGRQLGVNEEIFRSEVEHGHRNRALAYLLRSFDIIEDDPTPVIEDYFRQCSVMVNCIDLSVMAATLANSGRNPLTGVEAMDLLAVERVLSVMTTCGMYDDAGSWISTVGMPAKSGVGGGTIAVLPGQVGLAVYSPPLDEHGSSVRGMATSQRLSRDMELHFVRAARAGRSAIRATYDITAAPSGIRRTDEAMEVLRDQGHRAMVIELNGDLLFAGTESMVRALSSLDDDVDFVILDLRRVDEVADVSLRLLGQCRENLAKVDRELVLIDGEGTLAETFRDVDRPVPTFDTRTAAVEWCENELITRYGGDLILPSEVEVAQCPALSPLSDEDVEALTHRMEDRTYEKGHVVRRVGQSFGGVFFILSGKIVTSVPGPSGERLKLTTLSAGMTFGELALGSDNRQETTVKALDSVHVKVLTAQAIRTVEKEDPRLAVELWKALTRDAYTRVDLYLRETAVRIRD, from the coding sequence ATGGAATCGCCGATCGAAAGCTACCTCAGGACCATCCACCGGGAGATCTCCGATCTGCGGGACGGGAAGCCCTACAGCACCATCCCGGCGATGGCGAACGTCGATCCCGACAACTTCGGCATCTGCCTGACCACCGTCGACGGGTACATGTACGAGATCGGTGACACCCGGGAGGAGTTCACAATCCAGTCGATCTCCAAGCCGTTCACGTATGGGCTGGCCCTGTCCGACCTGGGGATGGAGGCGGTCGACGCGAAGGTCGACGTCGAGCCCTCGGGCGACTCCTTCAACGAGATCTCGCTGGCACCGGGCAGCGGACGCCCCTCGAATGCGATGATCAACGCCGGTGCCCTGACGGCGACCTCACTCGTCCAGTCCCGGGGCGGCAACACGCGCTTCCGGCGCATCGTGAACACCTACTCGCAGTTCGCGGGCCGGCAGCTGGGCGTCAACGAGGAGATCTTCCGGTCAGAAGTCGAGCACGGCCACCGCAACCGTGCCCTGGCCTACCTCCTGCGGTCCTTCGACATCATCGAGGACGACCCCACGCCCGTCATCGAGGACTACTTCCGGCAGTGCTCCGTGATGGTGAACTGCATCGACCTCTCCGTCATGGCGGCGACGCTCGCCAACTCCGGGCGCAACCCTCTCACGGGTGTCGAGGCGATGGACCTGCTGGCCGTCGAGAGAGTCCTGTCCGTGATGACCACCTGCGGCATGTACGACGACGCCGGATCATGGATCAGCACCGTGGGCATGCCGGCCAAGAGCGGAGTGGGCGGCGGGACCATCGCCGTCCTGCCTGGGCAGGTGGGCCTCGCCGTGTACTCGCCACCGCTCGACGAGCACGGCAGCAGCGTGCGGGGCATGGCCACGAGCCAGCGGCTGTCCCGCGACATGGAACTGCACTTCGTGCGTGCGGCGCGGGCCGGCCGGTCCGCGATCCGGGCCACTTATGACATCACGGCCGCACCCTCGGGCATCCGTCGGACCGACGAGGCGATGGAGGTCCTCCGCGACCAGGGGCACCGCGCCATGGTGATCGAACTCAACGGGGACCTCCTGTTCGCCGGCACCGAGTCCATGGTGCGTGCACTCAGCAGCCTGGACGACGACGTCGACTTCGTCATCCTCGACCTGCGCCGGGTGGACGAGGTGGCCGACGTCTCCCTCCGCCTGCTGGGCCAGTGCCGGGAGAACCTGGCGAAGGTGGACCGCGAGCTGGTCCTGATCGACGGCGAGGGCACGCTGGCGGAGACCTTCCGGGACGTCGATCGCCCCGTGCCCACCTTCGATACGCGCACCGCCGCCGTCGAATGGTGTGAGAACGAGCTCATCACGCGGTACGGCGGTGACCTCATCCTCCCGTCGGAGGTGGAGGTGGCGCAGTGCCCTGCGCTGAGCCCCCTCAGTGACGAAGATGTCGAGGCGCTCACGCACCGGATGGAGGACCGCACCTACGAGAAGGGCCACGTGGTGCGCCGGGTCGGGCAGTCCTTCGGGGGCGTCTTCTTCATCCTCTCGGGCAAGATCGTGACCTCCGTCCCCGGGCCCTCCGGTGAGCGCCTCAAGCTCACCACCCTGAGTGCCGGGATGACCTTCGGTGAACTGGCGCTGGGCAGCGACAACCGGCAGGAGACCACAGTGAAGGCGCTGGACAGCGTGCACGTGAAGGTGCTGACCGCACAGGCCATCCGGACCGTCGAGAAGGAAGACCCGCGGCTCGCCGTCGAACTCTGGAAGGCCCTGACCCGTGACGCCTACACGCGCGTGGACCTGTACCTGCGGGAGACCGCGGTGCGGATCCGCGACTAG
- a CDS encoding YoaK family protein, protein MKNRVATDRLHLWLMLGLTFSTGVIDAVGYLGLDRVFTGNMTGNVVLLGMAFTGGTGLPVLRPALALAFFMVGAALAGRVLRKGPEGWSGRTTGTLLTVALGLTALAVYVALVDVQAEEVLGSITTSVLATMMGIQAATAKRLKVAEITTVVVTSTITGLASDSRLAGGKSPFWARRSSAIALIMAGAVVGALTLKVDLWLGVAVSALLSAVVTLLGHLRHRRDRKAAVAGSAKETALR, encoded by the coding sequence GTGAAGAACCGCGTGGCAACGGACAGGCTCCATCTCTGGCTCATGCTCGGCCTGACGTTCTCGACCGGCGTCATCGACGCCGTCGGCTACCTCGGCCTCGACCGCGTGTTCACGGGCAACATGACGGGCAACGTCGTTCTTCTCGGCATGGCCTTCACGGGTGGCACCGGTCTGCCCGTCCTCCGGCCCGCGCTCGCCCTCGCCTTCTTCATGGTCGGCGCGGCACTCGCCGGCCGCGTCCTGCGGAAGGGACCGGAGGGGTGGTCCGGGCGGACGACGGGCACGCTCCTCACGGTGGCCCTCGGGCTGACCGCCCTCGCGGTGTACGTCGCGCTCGTCGACGTGCAGGCCGAGGAGGTGCTCGGCAGCATCACCACCTCGGTGCTCGCGACGATGATGGGCATCCAGGCAGCGACGGCCAAACGCCTGAAGGTCGCCGAGATCACCACCGTCGTGGTCACGTCCACCATCACGGGCCTGGCGTCGGACTCCCGGCTCGCCGGCGGCAAGAGTCCCTTCTGGGCGCGCCGTTCCTCCGCGATCGCCCTGATCATGGCCGGCGCCGTCGTCGGCGCCCTCACGCTGAAGGTGGACCTCTGGCTCGGCGTGGCCGTCTCCGCACTGCTCTCCGCCGTCGTCACCCTCCTGGGCCACCTCCGCCACCGTCGGGACCGCAAGGCAGCCGTCGCAGGAAGCGCCAAGGAAACCGCACTACGGTAG